The genomic stretch GATCGTCGCCAACGGCGGGCTCGAGCCGAACGAGAACAGCCACTTCTTCAAGAACCACGGCTTCAAGGTCCGGATCACGCTCAGCGAAGAGGAGAGCTGGCCCGCGCTCAATGCCGGGCGCATCGGTGGTTCGGCCACCACGGTCGACGTGCTCGCGGTCTACGCGAAGACGATGCAGGCGGTCGTGCCGGCGCAGATCGCTTTTTCCCGGGGGGCCGACGCCATCGTCGTGCTCGACGAGATCAAGCGCGTCAACCAGTTGAAAGGCCGCACGGTCGTTGCCTCGCAATTCACCGAGGCGGACTTCTTCTTGCGCTACCTCGCGACCGAGGCCGGGCTCGAGGTTCGCATCGCGACACCGGGCGAGAAGCCGGATCCCGAACGGGTCAACGTCGTCTACGCCGAGGACTCGTTCGCCGGCGGCGACATCTTCGCCTCGATGGTGCAAGAGGGCCGCACCGATCTCGCGGGTGCGGCGCTGTGGGGGGCCAAGATCCGAGAGGTGCTCGAGGCCACCTCGGGCAAGACGCGGGTCTTGGTGGACAACCGCAACCTCCTCGTCGTGGCCGACGTGTTGCTCGTCAACCGGCCGTTCGCGCAGGCCAATCCGAAGGTCGTCGAAGGCCTCGTCGACGGCTTGCTCGCCGGCAACGACATGGTGCGAAACAACCCCGACGCGCACCTCGACGTCGTCGCCTCTGCGTTCAAGTGGACGCGCGACCAAGCGCGCGCCGAACTCGCGCAGATCCATTTCTCCAATCTGCCGGAGAACAAGGCGTTCTTCTCCGGCGCGATCGATGCGGCGGGCAGTTACGGCGGCATCTTCGCCTCGGCGATGTTCGCCTACGGCACGCTGCTCGACCACGCGGTGCCGCCCGAGCGTCTGCTCGACCTCAAGCTGGATGCTCCTTTCGCGGCCAACTACGCCGGGCAGACCGTCTCGATCCAACCCATCCGCGCCGCCGGCACCCGCACGCTCGAACAGGATCCGCTTCTCACCCGCGACATCCGTTTCTTCTTCGAACCGAACTCGGCCGTGCTTCAGAGCACCGTGGACAACGACAAGAACTACGGCTCGATCCGGCAATTGCTCCAAGTCGCGCCGGGATCGACGATCCTGCTGCGAGGGCACGTCGACAACTCGATGGTGCAGGAGTTTCGCAAACAAGGAGGCGAACCTTTCGTGCGGCAGATGGCCCTCAAGGCGATGGAGCTTTCCAAACAACGTGCCGACGCCGTCCGCGCCGAGTTGGTCAAACGCTACCAGCTGCCCGACGTGCGGCTCGAGGTGATCGGCCGCGGGTGGGAGGAGCCGGCCGGCACAGACGCCGAAAAGAACCGCCGCGTCGAAGTGCAGTGGTTCACCGTCGAGTGAGGGTGCGACCTTCCACCCTCCATCGCGCTTCGAGCCGGCGATACGACCGATGACTCGCCTCGGCTACCTGAAGGCCTTCGCCAAGAGCTTTCCACACGGCGTGCTCGCGCTCGCCACGCTGGGCGTGGGTTTCGCCTCCGGCGAGCCGCTCGGCCTCGTCGTCGGCGCCACGGCCTACGTGCTCGGTTGGGTGTTCGTGGGAGACTCCGGTTGGTTTCGTCGCCGCGTCGACGCCGCGCGGCGCGCCGAACTCGAACGACGCGAGGACGCCGCCGTCGCCGAACTTCGCGCCGAACGAGACGCGCTCGTCGCGCGTCTCATCCCGCCCCAACGCCGACGCTACGACGCGCTCGTGCAGGTCTGTCGCGACATCGAAGGCCAGCTCGCCGGACCATCGGCTGCCGCGATCGGTTTTCCGGTGGAGAAACTCGACGGGCTGATGTGGTCGTTTCTCGGATTGCTCGGAAACGAGAGCAACCTCGCGACCTTCATCGAGCGCGAGACCATGGAGGACTTCGACGCGCGTATCCAGAATCTGGAGCCGGAAGTGACGACGCTCGAAGGCGAGCTGGCGCAGGTCGAACCGGGCACACCCGCCTACGAGTCGCGCATGCAACTCCTCGCTTCGCGCCAGGAGTCGCTCGAGGCGCTTCGTCGGCGGCACGGTCAGTTTCTCCGCGCCCGGGAGAATCTCGCCCTCGTGCGGGCCGAACTCGATCGCGTCGAGGAGCAGCTCAAGCTCGTGCGGTCCGATCTCTACGCCTCCAAATCGGTGGGCGTCGTCTCGCTGCGCGTCAACGACACCATCGATCAACTCGCTTCGACCGGACGCCTCGGAGGCGAGGTCGCCCCGTCGATCAAGGAGATGCCCACGCTGGAGACTCGCCGCCTCGGCTACGGTCTGCAGAGCGAGGGCTGAGTCCGCCGCGTATCCGTTTTTCAACCACAACCCGCCATCGCCATGTCGCTCTTCGTACGTCTCTACAACCAGGTTCGCGGTCGCGTGAGCCTGTTCTTCAGCTCTCTCGAGTTCCGCAATCCCGAGGTGCTCCTCGAGAACGCCAAGGAGGATCTCAAGACCAACCGCGTGCGCATGCAGAACGGCGTGGCGCAGATGGCGACCGTCTCCGAGCGCCTCAAGCGCCAGATCGCCGACGGCGAACGGCGCAAACAGGACCTCGAGGGCCGGGTCATGGTCATGTACAACGCGGGCAAGGAGGAACTCGCGGCCGAACTCGCCGAACAACTCCAGCAGGTCGAGAACGACCTCGCGGAGAACCAAGCCGAGTTCGACGCCAACGAAAACGCCTACAAGGAGTTCGTGGCCGCCTGCCAGACGGTCGAGAAGGAGACCCGCAAGAAGATCGAGAAACTCACCGCCAGTCTCTCGAAGGCGAAGGCCAAGGAAGCGATGGCCGACGTCTCGGAGATGATCTCCGGCACGGTCACGAAGCAGAGCGCGTCGCTGGAGAACATGTCTCGTTTGGAAGGAGTCGTGACGGAGAAGCTGGACAAGGCGTCGGGCCGTTTGCGTGCCGCGCAGGACTCCACGCAGTTCACCGACATCAAGCTCAAGCAGCAGGAGCAGGAGATCTCCAAGAAGGCCGCGCTCGCCAACTTCCTCGCGCGCAAGAACGTCGCGATGGCTCCGAAAGAAGGCGCCGCCGCCGCGCCAGTTGCCACGGAGAAACCGAAGCTCGGCGAGTCGGCCTGAGTCGCCGAACGAAGGGAGCCGCACGCCGACCCTCGATGGTGTGTCCTTCGTGATGCGTCCCCTGTTCTTCGTTGGCTGATCCCTCTTCCCGCATGGCCTCTTGGATCCACGAGCTCGAGTCTCTCTACGCCTCCGAGGCGGCATGTCAGTTCATCCTCCACGGCAACGTGCAGGACGTGTTCCCGCATTTCGCCGAGGCGAAGTCGACGGGTCTCGTCCCGCCCATGGCGGCGGTCTCCGTCGCGACCGCACCTCGTAGTCCGCTCGCGGATTACCACGACCTCGACGAGTTTCTCGTCCGGCGCCTTCTCGGAGGGTTCACCGTCGTCGTCGAGTTGGACCTCGCACACGGCATCGACGTGCGACGCGGACGCGACGTGCTCGAAGGGTGGGAGGGACTCGCCGCGCTGCGCGATTTGCGGTCGTCGCCCATGGACTATCTCGCGACGCTCCGGCGACTCTTCTTGTTTCTCAACAATCGCTCCGTGGCCGAGCGCAAACCCATGCACGTCGCGGTCGTCCTGCGCGACGCGCACATGCTCGTCCCGGGCGATGGCGGCGCGCTGCGGTTCGACCTCGGTGCGGGTGCATCGCTCGTGCGCGAGTGGTCGCGGCCTTCCGCGCACGAGTGGTTCAGCCTCACGAGTTTTCTCCTCACGGAGAATCTGAGCGACTTGCACCCGATGGTGCGGGCCAACCCGCTCGCCGCGGCGCTGACCGTGGGTCTTCCGAGCGAGGAGGAACTCGTCGCCGACCTCGCGCGGCTGTCGGTCGTTTTTCCGGCCAGTCTCGGCGAGTTCGAAGCGAAGCCGGACGTCCTCGCGCGCAAGCTGCGCGGGCTCACCCGCAACTCGCTCGTGTCGCTCCTGCGCCGCCGTTCGCACGCGAAGCAACCGCTCGATCAGGCCGCGGTCGGCGCGTTGCGCAAGGAGTTGGTCGAGCGGGACAGCGCCGCGCTCGTCGAGTTCGTCGAATCGAAGGTCACGCTCGACGACTACCACGGGCAGCCGCAACTGGTGGAGGCCGTGCGCACCGACTTGAGGCTCATGCGCGAGGGCGTGACGCGCGCCGTGCCGATGGGCTACCTCATCGCCGGCCCCGTCGGGACGGGAAAGACGTTCCTTGTGAACTGCATCGCAGGCGAAGCGCAGTTACCCGTCATCGTGCTGAAGAACTTCCGCGATCGATGGGTCGGCAGTTCCGAGAGCAACCTCGAGCGAATCTTCCGCCTCATCGGTGCCGTGGGCGAGTGTCTCGTCTTCGTCGACGAGGCGGATCAGACGCTCGGGCGGCGCAGCGGCGGAGACTCTTCGAGCGACGTCAACGGGCGACTCTACTCGATGCTCGCGCAGTTCATGGCCGATCAGGACAACCGCGGGCGCGTGCTGTGGATGCTTGCGACCTCGCGTCCCGATCTCGTGGAAGTCGACCTCAAGCGTCCTGGGCGCGTGGATCGTCGTCTTCCGGTGTTACCCGCCATCGAGCGTGCCGACCGTTGGGGGCTGCTTCGTGGCGTCTTCAAGCGATTCGGTCTCGAGCTGCCCGCGGAATGTCCCCCCGACCTCGAGCCTCCGGAACTGCTCACCGCCGGCGCGGCTACGGCGCTGGCGAGTGCCGTCTTCCGGCAGCACCACATCGATCGCGGGCCCGCGGTCGACTTGCTGCGTAGACAACTCGAGCACTACGCGCCGCCTGTACCCCTTTCACGGATACGCGACCAGATCCGGCTCGCGATCGAGGACACGAGCGATCTGGCGTTGTTGCCGGAAGGATTGAGAAGGGAACTCGGCGGCGCGTGACGCACCGCGCGACGGAGTTCACTGCACGATAACCAGGAGGTAGTTCCGCTTTCCCTTCCGCAGGAGCACGTGTTTGCCGTGGAGCAGATCGCTCTCGGTGACTTGTCGCGCGAGCTCGGCCACGCGGACGTTGTTCACGTAGATGCCGCCGCCTTCGACGTCCTTGCGCGCTTGACCCTTCGAGGGGCACAGCCCGGTCGTGGCGAGCAGATCGACGATGTTCACGCCCGCGCCGGCGAGCGAGGTACGCTCGATCGCGGCTCCGGGGATCTCGGCGGCGACGTCGCGTAGTGCGGAGGCGGATACGCCGGTCGGATCTCCGCCGAAGAGCAGGCGGCTGGCGCGGACGGCGTCCTCGCAGGCTCCGGCGCCGTGCACCAGCGTGGTGACCTCGCGCGCGAGGGCGGTGTGCGCCGTGCGTGCGCCGGGATTTGCCGCGTGCTCGGCTTCCAGAGCCTCGATCGCCTCGCGGGAGAGGAGGGTGAACTTGCGCAGGTAGGGCGCGACCATCACGTCCTCGGTGTTGACGAAGAACTGGTAGAATCGGTACGGGCTCGTCTTCTCGGGATCGAGCCAGACGGCACCGCCGGCGGTCTTGCCGAACTTCGTGCCGTCGCTCTTGGTGATGAGCGGAAACGTCCAGCCCCACGCAGGCGCGCCGAGTTTCTTGCGGATGAGGTCGGTGCCGGCGACGATGTTTCCCCACTGATCGGAACCGCCGATCTGCAACTCGCAGCCGGCGGTCTGGCGCAAGTGCAGGAAGTCGAACGCCTGCAGCAATTGGTAGCTGAACTCGGTGAAGCTGATTCCGGAGTCGCCCTCCATGCGCGACCGCACGGATTCCTTCGCGAGCATGACGTTGAGGGAGAAGTGTTTTCCGATGTCGCGGAGAAAGTCCAAGAAACCGATGGGTGCGGTCCATTCGGCGTTGTCGACGAGTCGGGCGGGGTTGGCCTCGACCTCGAAGTCGAGCAGTTTGGCGAGCTGGGCCTTGATGCAGCCGATATTGTGCGAGAGCGCTTCGCGGGTGAGGAGGTTACGTTCGGACGAGCGGCCGGAGGGGTCGCCGATCATGCCGGTGGCGCCGCCTGCGAGGGCAATGACGTGGTGGCCGGCGAGCTGGAAGCGTTTCAGCGTGAGCTGCCCCATGAGGTGCCCCACGTGCAGCGAGTCGGCAGTGGGATCGAAGCCGCAATAGACCGTGATCGGCCCCGCGTTCAGCCGGTCGGAGAGACCGGTGAGATCGGTGCAATCGGCGAGGAGTCCGCGCCATTGGAGGTCTTCGAGCAGAGAGGACATGGAGCGGAGGGGTATGCGTTGCGCGGCGTCGTGCGACAAGTCCAGAGGATCGGCCGGGGAGGCGGTTCGGACCATGCCCCCGCCTGATGGACCATGCCCCGAACGAATAAGTCGCAGTGAACCCTGACGGTATGGTTTCCGCTAATGCTCTTTGTGTTTGTCTCGACCGGGGCCGAGGAACACTTTTCCGATCTTGTTCGCCGGACAGCGTTTCCTCCAAACCTGTTACACAACAAACACAAACATGCCTCTCGCCACTGGAACCTCCGCTCCCGACTTCACGCTCAAGACCAAGAACGCCGAAGGGCTCGCCGACGTCACGCTCAGTGCCAATTTCGGCAAGAAAAACACGGTGCTGCTGTTTTTCCCGCTCGCCTACACGGGCGTATGCACCGCGGAAATGTGCGACGTGACCGGCGGTCTCGGCGACTACGCGGCGCTCGATGCCGATGTGCTCGCCGTCTCGGTCGACAGCCCGTTTGCCCAAGAGGCGTGGGCAAAGCAGAACAACATCAAGGTCACGCTCCTGAGCGACCTCAACAAAACCGTGACCAAGGCCTACGACGTGCTGTTCCCGAACCTCGCCGGCGTCGGTGACACCTCCGCCCGCGCGGCTTTCGTCATCGGCAAAGACGGCGTGATCAAGTACGCCGAGCAGACGCCGACGCCGAAGGATCTGCCCAACTTCGCCGCGATCAAGGCAGCCTTGGCCTGAGCACGCTCCAGACCGTTGCGTCCCGGCCGCCCGTTTGCGCCGGGACGTTTTTTTCCGACCTTTTCGAACCGACCATGTCCACCACTCACGATCCTTTCTCGACGCTGAAGAACTTCGACCTCGGTCACGGCCGGGCGGGCAAGTTCCATTCGCTGCCGGCTCTCGAGGCCGCCGGCGTGGGCAAGATCTCGCGGTTGCCCGTGTCGATCCGACTCGTGCTCGAGTCGGTCCTGCGCAACTGCGACGGCAAGAAGGTCCTCGAGCAAAACGTGCGCGACCTCGCCGGGTGGCAGCCCAACGCCACGCGGACCGAAGAGATCCCGTTCGTCGTCGCCCGGATCGTGTTGCAGGACTTCACCGGGGTTCCGCTCCTGGTCGACTTGGCGGCGATGCGATCGGCCGTGTCCAAACTCGGCAAGAATCCCAAGATCATCGAGCCGCTCGTGCCGGTCGACCTCGTGGTCGACCACTCGGTGCAGGTCGACGCCAACGGGACCGCCGACGCGTTCGCTCGCAATTTGGAGATCGAGTTCCAGCGCAACCGCGAGCGTTACCAATTCCTGAAGTGGGGCATGCAGGCGTTCGACACGTTCAAGGTCGTGCCGCCCGGCATCGGTATCGTCCACCAGGTCAACCTCGAGTATCTCGCCAAAGGCGTGCTCGCCGCTGGTGATCTCTATTACCCGGACACGCTCGTCGGCACCGATTCGCATACGACGATGATCAACGGCATCGGCGTGGTCGGGTGGGGCGTCGGAGGTATCGAGGCGGAGGCCGGGATGCTCGGCCAGCCGGTCTATTTCCTCACGCCGGACGTCGTCGGCGTGCACCTCACGGGTGCTCTCCGTGAGGGCGTCACCGCGACCGACCTCGCGCTCACGATCACGCAGATGTTGCGCAAGGCGAAGGTTGTGGGGAAGTTCGTCGAGTTCTTCGGACCCGGTGCGAAGGCGCTTCCGGTGGTCGATCGCGCCACCATCGCCAACATGGCCCCCGAGTACGGTGCGACCATGGGCTTCTTCCCGATCGACGAAGAGTGCTCTGTTTACCTGCGCGCGACCGGTCGCAGCGAGGAACACGTCGCCACCTTCGAAAACTACTACAAGGCGCAGGGCCTTTGGGGCATTCCGAACAAGGGCGACGTCGACTACTCGCAGGTGCTCGATCTCGACCTCGCGTCGGTCGTCCCGAGCGTGGCCGGGCCGAAGCGTCCGCAGGACCGCATCGAGTTGCCGAAGCTCAAGGAAAGTTTCGTCGGAGCATTTTCCAAGCCGGTCGCCGAGAGCGGCTTCGGGAAGAGCGCGGAGGAGTTTTCCCGCACCGTTTCCATCCAGGGCGTCGGCACGCTCGGGGCCGGCGGCGGTAGCCAAGAGCCCGTCCGCCCGTCGCTCGCCAAAGCCGCGAACACCAACGTCGCGACCGAAGTCGAGATGGCCAACAACCGCCCCACACCCGATCCGGTCGCATCGACCGCCGCGTCGGTCAGCGCGGAGCTGCGGCACGGTTCCGTGCTCATCGCCGCGATCACGAGCTGCACCAACACCTCAAACCCGAGCGTCATGCTCGCCGCCGGTCTGCTCGCGAAGAAGGCGGTCGAGAAGGGGCTCTCCGTCTCCAAGGTGGTGAAGGCTTCGCTCGCGCCGGGCTCCCGCGTCGTGACCGATTACCTCGAGAAGACCGGCCTGCAGCCCTACCTCGACGCGCTCGGATTCAACCTCGTCGGCTACGGTTGCACGACGTGCATCGGCAACTCCGGTCCGCTCTCTTCGGTGATCGAGGATGCCGTGGTGAAGAACGACCTCGTCGCCGCGTCCGTGCTCTCCGGCAACCGCAACTTCGAGGCACGCGTCCACCAGAACATCAAGGCCAACTTCCTCATGTCGCCGCCGCTCGTGGTGGCCTTCGCGCTCGCGGGGCGCGTCGACGTCGACCTTTCGACCGAACCCCTCGGCAAAGGCAAGGACGGGCCGGTTTACCTGAAGGACGTCTGGCCCTCGATCGCCGAGGTGCGCGACGCGATGCAGTCGGCGCTCAAACCCGAAGTGTTCCGTAGCCTCTACACGGACTTCGCCGCACAGAATCCGAAGTGGAACGAAATCCCGTCCACGGCGGGCGACGTCTACGCGTGGGACGCCGCGAGCACCTACATCCAGGAGCCCCCGTTCTTCGTGAACTTCTCGATGCAGGCGGGGACGATCGCCGAGATTCGCGGAGCGCGTCCGCTCGGGATCTTCGGCGATTCCGTAACGACCGACCACATCTCGCCGGCAGGTGCGATCAAGAAGGCTTCGCCGGCGGGTCGTTTCCTCGTCGAAAACGGCGTGTCGTTCGAGGATTTCAACAGCTACGGCTCGCGCCGCGGCAACGACCGCATCATGACGCGTGGGACGTTCGCCAACGTCCGCATCAAGAACCTCATGCTCGGAGGCGAAGAGGGCGGCAACACGCTGCTTCAGCCCGAGGGCACGAAGATGGCCATCTACGACGCGGCCGAAGAATACAAGAAGCGTGGCACCCCGCTCATCATTCTCGCGGGTCAGGAGTACGGCACCGGCTCCTCGCGCGACTGGGCCGCGAAGGGCACCAACCTGCTCGGCGTGAAGGTCGTCGTCGCGCAAAGCTTCGAGCGTATCCATCGCTCCAACCTCGTGGGCATGGGCGTGTTGCCGCTGCAATTCAAGGAAGGCACGACTGCGCAGAGCCTCGGCCTCGTCGGCACCGAAGTATTCGACGTGGTCGGACTGAGCCCCGACATCAAGCCGCAGCAGGATCTCACCTTGCGCGTCACGCGTGCGGACGGCTCGGTCGTGGACGTGCCGGTGCGCTGCCGCATCGATACGCCCATCGAGGTCGACTATTATCAACACGGTGGTATCCTGCCGTTCGTCCTCCGGGAGATTGTGCGCAACGCACCCTGACCCGCGGCACGAAACACTCCTCTCTACTCCCCCGGGAACGATGGCGGCCAACAACGCTCCAGTGTATCTGGTCGATGCCTCTTCGGATCCCGTGCTCTTGAAGATACGCGGGCGGGCTTCGTTCATGAACAGCCAGCTCGTCCGCGACTTCCTGCAGCGGAGCATCCAGACCGGAAAGCGGCGTTTCGCGGTCGATTTCGGCGAATGCACCGGAATGGACAGTACGTTCCTCGGCGTATTGGCCGGCACTGCATTGGAGCTACGCAAGTCCGTTCCGGCCGGTTCCTTCGTCTTCTGTCGACTCGGCCCGCGCAATCTCGAGTTGATCCGCAACCTCGGTCTGCACCGGCTCGCCACGGTCGATGCCGGACCTGCTCCCGAGGGTTCCGACGCCGCTGCCCGCGCCCTCGAAGGCCCGCAGCAGGGAGAGATCGAGAGTGCTCGTCTCTGTCTGCGCGCTCACGAAGACCTCGTCCAGGCCGACGCGGCCAACGAGAGTAAGTTCCAAGACGTCATCACCTTCCTGAAGAGCCGCGTCGACGAAGGTTGATTCTCGGCCTCTCGGGCGGGAACTCGCCGTCGGCCTTGGCCGGAGCGACGATTTGCCGGTTTGCGTCCGGAAGACTCGGCGCCCATTTTCCTCTTTTCTGCCCATGCTCCGAACCGACGTTCCCCCCGCCACGATCGATCCCCTCGCGCTGCCCGACTGCGGTGGCCATTTCGGGCCTTACGGAGGCGTCTTCGTCCCCGAGACGCTCATGACCGCGCTCGAGGATCTCACCGCCGCCTACCTCGAGGCGCGCGCGGATCCGGCGTTTCAAAGCGACCTGGCGCGCCATCTCGCGGAGTTCGCGGGTCGTCCGACGGGGCTGTACTTCGCGCGAGGTCTCACCGAGCATTGCGGAGGCGCCAAGATCTACCTCAAGCGCGAGGACACGCTCCACACCGGCGCGCACAAGATCAACAACGCGCTCGGCCAAGCGTTGCTCGCCGTGCGCATGGGCAAGAAACGTGTGATTGCCGAGACCGGTGCCGGTCAACACGGCGTCGCCACCGCTGCCGTCTGCGCGAAGTTCGGGCTGAAGTGCGTCGTCTACATGGGTGCCGTCGACATGGAACGGCAGTCGCTGAACGTTTTCCGCATGCGCCTCATGGGAGCCGAGGTGCGTGGCGTCGAAGCCGGGCAGAAGACGCTCAAGGAAGCGATCAACGAGGCCATGCGCGACTGGGTCACGAACGTGCGCGAAACCCACTACATCCTCGGCTCGGCCCTCGGTTCGCACCCGTATCCGATGATGGTGCGCGACTTTCACCGATGCATCGGCTTGGAGACGCGCGCGCAGATTCTCGAACGTGAAGGCCGCCTGCCCGACGAGATGGTCGCATGCGCCGGCGGCGGCAGCAACGCCATCGGCTTCTTCCACGCGTTCCTGCCCGACCGAAGCGTGCGCCTCGTCGGGGTCGAGGCCGGTGGTCGTGGCATTCGTCTCGGCGATCACGCCGCCCGGTTCGAAGGCGGCCGGCTCGGCATTCTCCAAGGGTGCAAGACCTTCATTCTGCAGAACGCCGACGGACAGATCGAGCTGACCCATTCGGTCTCGGCCGGGCTCGACTATGCGGCGATCGGACCCGAGCACGCCTACTACCGTGACCTCGGTCGGATCGAATTCGCTTACGCGTGCGACGACGAAGTCTTGGAGACGTTCCAGCTCTGTTCGAGGCTCGAGGGCATCATCCCGGCGCTCGAGTCCACTCACGGCCTCGTCTACGCGTTGAAGCGCGCCCGCGAGATGCGCCCGGACCAGATCCTCGTCGTCAACCTCAGCGGCCGTGGCGACAAGGACGTGCAGCAGGTCGAGGCCATGTTGCGTCGCGCGTGAACCCCGTGCGTATCCACGATTTAGCTACAACCGACCGGCACGCACGATGAAGAGCATGACCGGATTCGGTCGCGGCACCGCCCATCGCGACGGTTGGGACGTCACCGTCCAAACCAGCTCGGTCAACCGCAAGACGCTCGAGATCGCGCTCTCCCTGCCGCGCGAGTGGCAGCTGCTCGAGCCGCAACTCGCAGCCGTCGTTCGCGAGCGTTTCGCTCGCGGGCGCATCCAGATCGCCGTGGATCTGCGTAGTGCTCAGAACGTCGGCCTGCAGTGGGACGAGGCGGCCGTCGATGCCGTGCTCGACCGGCTCGCGCGCACCGCGCAGCGCCGTGGCGTCGCCTGCGAAGTGACGCCCCAACTCGTCTTTCAGATCGCGGCCGTTCACCCGATCGCTTCGCCCACGCTCACGACCGACGATGCGCTCGACCTCATCCGTTCGGCGCTCCTCCCGGCGCTCGACGAACTCGTCGCGACGCGAGACCGAGAGGGAGCCGCGCTCGCGCTCGATCTTTCTGCGCGCTCCCGGTTGCTTTCGGACACCGTCGCCGAGATCGCCGCGCGGTCGTCCACGACCGTCGCGAACCACCGCGAAAACCTGCTCGCCCGTTTGCGCACCGCCGGCCTCGAAATCGACCTCGCCGACGAACGCGTCCTCAAGGAGATCGCTCTCTTCGCCGAGCGCATCGACATCGCCGAGGAGCTGACGCGTCTCCGCAGTCACCTCGAACATCTCGACACGCTCCTCGCCGCCGAGGAACCGATCGGGCGCAAGGCGGAGTTCGTCCTGCAGGAGATCGGCCGTGAGATCCACACCATCGGCAGCAAGGCCAACGACATCGAGGTCGCCCGTCGCGTGATCGTGTTCAAGAACGAACTCGAGCGCATCCGCGAACAAATCCAGAACGTGGAGTGACGCGATTCGGAGACGCCGACGCCCGCGTTTTTCGGCGAGGACTCACTCCACCTCGATCGTGTCGAACTCCACGCCGCTTTCCGACGCGAGCGCGATGCGCACGCGGTAGACGCCGGCGTTGATGCTCGCGCAGGTGCGGGTGCGTAAGAACGACCATGCGCCGTCCGTGGCCGGAAGCCGCATCGGGCGCTTGCAGACCTCGCGCCCCTCGGAGTCGACCACGACGAGATCGAACGGCAGTTCGCCGTCGTGGCTCGAACGGTAGCGGACGTTCAGCCCGTAGCGATCGCCCACGCCGACTTCGAACTCCCATTCGGCGGCTCCGGGTACCCACGGTGCGGATACGAGCGGGTGGAGGAAGGACGGTCGCACCGAGCGGATCACGACCGAGTAAGGCGAGGCCGGCGTCCCGTCCGGCAGCGTTCCGACCGCTCCGAGTTCGGCGACCTCGCCCGCGCGGATGCGCCGCTTGATCAACGGTCGTGGGCTCGTCGCGGTGTCGGACATGCGGAGCACGAGGCCGGCGTCGTACCAGGGCTCCATCCAAACCGGCCATTCCGTTTGTCGGGGATCGGGTGCGAGATGAACCTCCACGTCGGAAGCGGCCGTGAACGTGGTGCGCACGTCCTCTCGCG from Opitutales bacterium ASA1 encodes the following:
- a CDS encoding ATP-binding protein, whose translation is MASWIHELESLYASEAACQFILHGNVQDVFPHFAEAKSTGLVPPMAAVSVATAPRSPLADYHDLDEFLVRRLLGGFTVVVELDLAHGIDVRRGRDVLEGWEGLAALRDLRSSPMDYLATLRRLFLFLNNRSVAERKPMHVAVVLRDAHMLVPGDGGALRFDLGAGASLVREWSRPSAHEWFSLTSFLLTENLSDLHPMVRANPLAAALTVGLPSEEELVADLARLSVVFPASLGEFEAKPDVLARKLRGLTRNSLVSLLRRRSHAKQPLDQAAVGALRKELVERDSAALVEFVESKVTLDDYHGQPQLVEAVRTDLRLMREGVTRAVPMGYLIAGPVGTGKTFLVNCIAGEAQLPVIVLKNFRDRWVGSSESNLERIFRLIGAVGECLVFVDEADQTLGRRSGGDSSSDVNGRLYSMLAQFMADQDNRGRVLWMLATSRPDLVEVDLKRPGRVDRRLPVLPAIERADRWGLLRGVFKRFGLELPAECPPDLEPPELLTAGAATALASAVFRQHHIDRGPAVDLLRRQLEHYAPPVPLSRIRDQIRLAIEDTSDLALLPEGLRRELGGA
- the tyrS gene encoding tyrosine--tRNA ligase, giving the protein MVRTASPADPLDLSHDAAQRIPLRSMSSLLEDLQWRGLLADCTDLTGLSDRLNAGPITVYCGFDPTADSLHVGHLMGQLTLKRFQLAGHHVIALAGGATGMIGDPSGRSSERNLLTREALSHNIGCIKAQLAKLLDFEVEANPARLVDNAEWTAPIGFLDFLRDIGKHFSLNVMLAKESVRSRMEGDSGISFTEFSYQLLQAFDFLHLRQTAGCELQIGGSDQWGNIVAGTDLIRKKLGAPAWGWTFPLITKSDGTKFGKTAGGAVWLDPEKTSPYRFYQFFVNTEDVMVAPYLRKFTLLSREAIEALEAEHAANPGARTAHTALAREVTTLVHGAGACEDAVRASRLLFGGDPTGVSASALRDVAAEIPGAAIERTSLAGAGVNIVDLLATTGLCPSKGQARKDVEGGGIYVNNVRVAELARQVTESDLLHGKHVLLRKGKRNYLLVIVQ
- a CDS encoding peroxiredoxin, which produces MPLATGTSAPDFTLKTKNAEGLADVTLSANFGKKNTVLLFFPLAYTGVCTAEMCDVTGGLGDYAALDADVLAVSVDSPFAQEAWAKQNNIKVTLLSDLNKTVTKAYDVLFPNLAGVGDTSARAAFVIGKDGVIKYAEQTPTPKDLPNFAAIKAALA
- the acnA gene encoding aconitate hydratase AcnA, with the translated sequence MSTTHDPFSTLKNFDLGHGRAGKFHSLPALEAAGVGKISRLPVSIRLVLESVLRNCDGKKVLEQNVRDLAGWQPNATRTEEIPFVVARIVLQDFTGVPLLVDLAAMRSAVSKLGKNPKIIEPLVPVDLVVDHSVQVDANGTADAFARNLEIEFQRNRERYQFLKWGMQAFDTFKVVPPGIGIVHQVNLEYLAKGVLAAGDLYYPDTLVGTDSHTTMINGIGVVGWGVGGIEAEAGMLGQPVYFLTPDVVGVHLTGALREGVTATDLALTITQMLRKAKVVGKFVEFFGPGAKALPVVDRATIANMAPEYGATMGFFPIDEECSVYLRATGRSEEHVATFENYYKAQGLWGIPNKGDVDYSQVLDLDLASVVPSVAGPKRPQDRIELPKLKESFVGAFSKPVAESGFGKSAEEFSRTVSIQGVGTLGAGGGSQEPVRPSLAKAANTNVATEVEMANNRPTPDPVASTAASVSAELRHGSVLIAAITSCTNTSNPSVMLAAGLLAKKAVEKGLSVSKVVKASLAPGSRVVTDYLEKTGLQPYLDALGFNLVGYGCTTCIGNSGPLSSVIEDAVVKNDLVAASVLSGNRNFEARVHQNIKANFLMSPPLVVAFALAGRVDVDLSTEPLGKGKDGPVYLKDVWPSIAEVRDAMQSALKPEVFRSLYTDFAAQNPKWNEIPSTAGDVYAWDAASTYIQEPPFFVNFSMQAGTIAEIRGARPLGIFGDSVTTDHISPAGAIKKASPAGRFLVENGVSFEDFNSYGSRRGNDRIMTRGTFANVRIKNLMLGGEEGGNTLLQPEGTKMAIYDAAEEYKKRGTPLIILAGQEYGTGSSRDWAAKGTNLLGVKVVVAQSFERIHRSNLVGMGVLPLQFKEGTTAQSLGLVGTEVFDVVGLSPDIKPQQDLTLRVTRADGSVVDVPVRCRIDTPIEVDYYQHGGILPFVLREIVRNAP
- the trpB gene encoding tryptophan synthase subunit beta, with the translated sequence MLRTDVPPATIDPLALPDCGGHFGPYGGVFVPETLMTALEDLTAAYLEARADPAFQSDLARHLAEFAGRPTGLYFARGLTEHCGGAKIYLKREDTLHTGAHKINNALGQALLAVRMGKKRVIAETGAGQHGVATAAVCAKFGLKCVVYMGAVDMERQSLNVFRMRLMGAEVRGVEAGQKTLKEAINEAMRDWVTNVRETHYILGSALGSHPYPMMVRDFHRCIGLETRAQILEREGRLPDEMVACAGGGSNAIGFFHAFLPDRSVRLVGVEAGGRGIRLGDHAARFEGGRLGILQGCKTFILQNADGQIELTHSVSAGLDYAAIGPEHAYYRDLGRIEFAYACDDEVLETFQLCSRLEGIIPALESTHGLVYALKRAREMRPDQILVVNLSGRGDKDVQQVEAMLRRA